A region from the Cyprinus carpio isolate SPL01 chromosome A8, ASM1834038v1, whole genome shotgun sequence genome encodes:
- the ankrd39 gene encoding ankyrin repeat domain-containing protein 39, with protein MGSHGNQCTCSAHRSTASVYQTLEEMDFERGIWSAAIDGDVERVRAFIKKGIDPNMRDQANYTALHYASRAGQQSVCELLLDCGACVNVQTRGGATPLHRAAYCGHHSVLKLLLDRGADPCLTDDDGSTALHKAAEQKHFAVCELLVNRFPALRDVKNKRSHTSFDLCPENEFLRPQ; from the exons ATGGGTTCCCATGGAAATCAGTGCACCTGCAGTGCCCATCGCTCAACAGCAAGCGTCTATCAGACTCTAGAGGAGATGGACTTTGAGAGAG GTATATGGTCAGCTGCAATTGATGGAGATGTGGAGAGAGTCCgggcatttattaaaaaagggaTTGATCCAAATATGAGGGACCAGGCAAACTACACTGCTTTG CATTATGCTAGTCGAGCAGGTCAGCAGTCAGTGTGTGAGTTACTCCTGGACTGTGGCGCTTGTGTGAACGTCCAGACCCGTGGTGGGGCAACCCCGCTTCATAGGGCGGCTTACTGCGGACACCACAGTGTGCTCAAGTTACTGTTAGACCGCGGGGCTGATCCATGCCTAACTGATGATGATGGATCTACAGCACTTCATAAG GCTGCTGAACAGAAGCATTTCGCCGTCTGTGAGCTGCTGGTGAACCGCTTCCCAGCCTTACGAGATGTGAAGAATAAAAGATCTCACACATCTTTCGATCTCTGTCCGGAGAATGAGTTCCTGAGGCCACAATGA